The window TATGAATAGCAAGGGGATAGTTATTGTCCTCCTTCATAAACAGTCTATTTAACCGTTTTGAGGCATCTTCAACATCTATCTCCTCTGAAGAGTGAATTAAGTACTTTTCAACCTGATTAATACTATATTCTTTTCGTTTCTTACGGTCTAACTTAGTTTCTTTTTTTGCTGAAGTGATTTTATCATTTTGTTTAAAATAATGTGGTTTGAATACCCCTAATAAAATAAAAAATGGAAGTAACGGGATAAGTAATAAAATTAAGGCAGTACCTTGAACAATGCTCTTAATGGAAATGGTCCTTCCTAGTAAGAAACTAACAAACATAATAGGAAGCCCAATCACAGCCATAGTAATAAGTACAAATAAGTACAATATAAAGAAGGCAGCGAGGATTCTTAAAGCCGTTACGCCTCCGTATTCGGATATTAGACCTAAACGATCTGCTATGGTTACAAGTCCTAGAAAGTCCAGTACGGGGTAAATAATGCTGTCCCATTTCCAAGCTCCCAATATGACCAGGATAATTCCTAATACCCCCCATAAACCAGTCTGCTTTCCGCGATCGTAGGACATTTTTGCTTCTATAGCCCACAAGACATCTCGTAGCATTAAAGTCCCTCCTTTCATTTATATAACAATATTACCATTTATGATATTATTCTAATTGTTAAATGATTACAAGTCAAGTTATAGAATACTTTTAATTTCCTGCAAAGTATTGATTATTTTTCCTTTAACCCTTAAAATTGAATGAGTCATAAGAACTAAAATGGGAATCCCCAAAGAGAGTAAAGGACATTGATATCCTTTTCTGTCTTTGGGGATTTTTTTAATAAGGGGTGATTCATTTGGCCGTAAAATTTTTAAGAGTCCCGGACACTGTATCAATGTGTTCCTTTAATAATAAAAGAAAAGTAATAAGAGCCTTAAGACATGCGGTGAGGTGGGATCGATCTCAGTTTTCAGTAGTGTATCAGCCAAAAATAAATTTAACCTCAAAAAACCTTGTGGGAATGGAAGCTTTGCTAAGGTGGAACAATGATAAAGTCGGAAGAATAGGTCCCGCAGAATTTATACCAATAGCTGAGACTCATAAGTTGATTGACGACCTATTAGAAATTGTTTTGAGCCTAGTCTGTACTCAAATAAACATTTGGAAGACCCAATTGCAAAAGGATATTCGGGTTAGTGTAAATATATCTCCAGTCCAGTTAAATAGGATTAATCTAATCAAAGAGGTTAAGGACACTTTGGATAAACATCTTATCCCTTACGAAAATGTGGAGATCGAGGTTACAGAAGGTACTTATCTAACTCCTGTAGCTATAGATACAATCAAAAAGTTTTCAGATGAAGGCTTTCCAATATCTTTAGATGATTTCGGTAAAGATTACGCATCATTTAATCGCTTCTTAGCTCTTCCTTTGAACTTTTTGAAGATTGATAAGGATTTCCTAAAACAGTGCATGGAAGAAGAAAAGGGGAGAAGGTTTATAAATGACATTATAAAGACATGTCATAAAAGAAATATACAAGTCATAGCTGAAGGGATTGAAACACAAGCCCAATTAAACGAACTAATTCAGTCAAAATGTGATATCGGTCAAGGATACCTTTTTGATAAACCCATGGCGAACCCAAATTTGGAAAAATGGTATTTAACTACTATCTAATGAGAAAGGAATTATGTGATGAATAATCTAAGCAATAAAAGGAGAAAGAGCACCAGAGATCAATCTAAATTGAAAAAGGGAACTTCAAAAAAGAATGGGGATAGGATTCAAGGTAAAATAGACTATTTGATGATGAGATTAAGTTATAAAGACTTACTCAATGTGTACAGTGATTTAAAGATCATTGAAGAGCGCAATGGTTCAGTAGAGAACTACTTAGAAGTGATTATTGAAGGGATGTTTCAGGATCCGGAAATGAGTGTGGCTAAGTAATATGTCAAATCCTTTTCTATAAAAAAAGTCCACCTTTTGCAAAGAGGTGGACTTTTTTGATTACTTTTCTAATTTGTCAATCGCATTCCTGGCTTCGTCCTCCGATGAATTTACATAAAGAGAGGATGTATCTGTTGAACTATGGCCAAGCTGTCTCATCAGATCATACACAGTATTATGTTTGGCATATTCAGTAGCAAATGAATGACGCATTTTGTGGGGGTATAAACGTTCATCTCGATAAGCTTCAGTGTACTTAGCAATGAGCTCCTGTATAGAGCGTACAGAGAGCGGCTGAG is drawn from Rossellomorea marisflavi and contains these coding sequences:
- a CDS encoding EAL domain-containing protein, whose product is MAVKFLRVPDTVSMCSFNNKRKVIRALRHAVRWDRSQFSVVYQPKINLTSKNLVGMEALLRWNNDKVGRIGPAEFIPIAETHKLIDDLLEIVLSLVCTQINIWKTQLQKDIRVSVNISPVQLNRINLIKEVKDTLDKHLIPYENVEIEVTEGTYLTPVAIDTIKKFSDEGFPISLDDFGKDYASFNRFLALPLNFLKIDKDFLKQCMEEEKGRRFINDIIKTCHKRNIQVIAEGIETQAQLNELIQSKCDIGQGYLFDKPMANPNLEKWYLTTI